The Methanomassiliicoccales archaeon genome includes a region encoding these proteins:
- a CDS encoding isocitrate/isopropylmalate dehydrogenase family protein has product MKRDKMRKVVLVPGDGIGPEITDAAVKVVEASGAKIQWERIEAGAKVMQEIGRPIPPRFFEWAIETGVVLKGPVTTPIGSGFKSVNVTMRQRLNLFANVRLVKSIPGVKSLYNNVDIVIVRENTEGLYSGVERESSYGAVESVKITSVEASKRIAKFAFEYALANDRKEVVAVHKANILKKGDGLFLRCVGEIASGYPGIKFRDMLVDNAAFQLVTNPSQFDVIVTQNLYGDILSELCGGLIGGLALMPGANFGENIGMFEAAHGSAPDLAGKGVANPTGIILSAAWMLDYIGMKSEAERIRKAVYSVLGEGKVLTPDMGGSATTEQFTEAVIAALG; this is encoded by the coding sequence ATGAAGAGGGATAAGATGAGAAAAGTTGTACTCGTTCCAGGTGATGGCATCGGCCCAGAGATTACAGATGCGGCGGTCAAAGTCGTTGAGGCTAGTGGCGCAAAAATCCAATGGGAGAGAATCGAGGCTGGCGCAAAAGTTATGCAGGAGATCGGGAGACCTATACCACCGAGATTCTTTGAATGGGCAATTGAAACAGGCGTTGTCCTCAAGGGACCGGTCACAACCCCGATCGGCTCTGGCTTCAAGAGCGTTAATGTGACAATGCGACAGCGTCTCAATCTCTTTGCGAACGTGAGGCTCGTCAAATCGATCCCTGGCGTCAAATCGCTCTACAATAATGTCGACATCGTCATCGTGAGGGAGAACACAGAAGGTCTCTACTCTGGCGTGGAGAGGGAATCGAGTTACGGCGCGGTAGAGAGTGTTAAGATCACCTCTGTCGAGGCGAGTAAACGCATTGCCAAGTTCGCCTTCGAATATGCCCTCGCGAACGATAGAAAAGAAGTAGTGGCGGTGCACAAAGCAAATATTCTGAAGAAGGGCGACGGTCTTTTCTTGAGATGCGTTGGCGAGATCGCATCTGGATATCCGGGCATTAAGTTCAGGGACATGCTCGTTGATAATGCCGCGTTCCAGCTTGTTACGAATCCCTCACAGTTTGACGTAATCGTAACGCAAAATCTCTATGGGGATATACTCTCAGAACTGTGTGGTGGCCTCATCGGCGGTCTCGCGCTCATGCCCGGTGCCAATTTCGGTGAGAACATAGGCATGTTTGAAGCCGCTCATGGAAGCGCTCCTGATCTTGCTGGAAAAGGTGTTGCAAACCCTACTGGAATCATCTTGTCTGCTGCCTGGATGCTCGATTATATCGGCATGAAAAGTGAGGCTGAAAGGATCAGGAAAGCGGTTTATAGTGTGCTCGGAGAAGGGAAAGTGTTGACACCTGATATGGGTGGAAGTGCAACAACCGAGCAATTCACAGAAGCGGTCATCGCTGCATTAGGGTGA